A portion of the Edaphobacter lichenicola genome contains these proteins:
- a CDS encoding MutS-related protein: MPSLNPSPAEEYKQRQQAREMQVAHFERLHLRFGNLRLLIVVATLIAAWFSLHDAAFSAWWLLAGMAAFLALAILHAKVLRNRSCAERAVDFYRKGLARIEDRWVGTGQTGDRIDTHSSLYATDLDLFGPASLFELLSLARTRIGEDTLAAWLLSPSPVADIKLRQAAVAELRPYLDLREDIAILDEDLKVGVHPEALTQWAEAPNQLKQQALRWISLLLSLASIATVVYWAKLGEKTPFFIVLILASIITASLRKHTAAVLHSTEHALKDLQLLSSLLARLEREQFQSPRLQALRADLFSHHLAGSQAIGRLRTIVEYTNALENPIMRALNVPLLYGVQVAYAAEAWRSAHGAAVRSWLRSIGEAEALLSLSAYSYEHPADPFPEFVEGQPCFSAIELGHPLIPAEKCVRNNISVCGETRVLLISGSNMSGKSTLMRSVGINTVLAMAGAPVRAQHLQLTPLQIGASILINDSLQEGSSRFYAEITRLRHICDLAEQRPPVLFLLDELLQGTNSKDRLIGAEGVVRALLDSGAIGLISTHDLALTNISEQRDNRLHNVHLQDQIEDGKMKFDFKLQDGVVTKSNGIELMRLIGLKV, translated from the coding sequence GTGCCTTCCCTCAATCCCTCCCCAGCCGAGGAGTACAAGCAACGCCAGCAAGCCCGCGAGATGCAGGTCGCGCACTTCGAAAGACTGCATCTCCGCTTTGGAAATCTCCGCCTTCTCATAGTCGTTGCCACACTGATTGCTGCCTGGTTCTCACTTCATGACGCAGCATTCTCCGCATGGTGGCTACTCGCCGGCATGGCAGCATTCCTCGCTCTAGCAATCCTTCACGCGAAGGTCCTTCGCAATCGTTCCTGCGCCGAGCGTGCCGTCGACTTCTACCGCAAGGGCCTCGCCCGTATCGAAGATCGTTGGGTCGGCACCGGCCAGACCGGCGATCGCATCGACACTCACTCCAGCCTCTACGCGACCGACCTCGACCTCTTCGGTCCCGCAAGCCTCTTCGAACTTCTCTCACTCGCCCGCACTCGCATCGGGGAAGACACGCTCGCTGCATGGCTCCTCTCACCATCTCCTGTCGCCGACATCAAGCTACGCCAGGCCGCAGTTGCCGAGCTTCGTCCCTACCTCGATCTTCGCGAAGACATAGCCATCCTCGACGAAGACCTCAAAGTTGGTGTTCACCCCGAAGCTCTCACTCAATGGGCGGAGGCTCCAAATCAGCTCAAGCAGCAGGCTCTCCGGTGGATCTCTCTTCTGCTCTCTCTCGCATCGATAGCGACGGTTGTTTACTGGGCAAAGCTCGGAGAGAAAACGCCCTTCTTCATCGTCCTTATCCTCGCGAGCATCATCACCGCATCTCTGCGCAAACACACCGCAGCAGTTCTCCACTCCACCGAGCACGCCCTCAAAGATCTTCAACTCCTCTCTTCGCTACTTGCTCGTCTGGAGCGTGAGCAGTTTCAATCCCCACGTCTGCAAGCTCTCAGAGCCGACCTCTTCTCTCACCATCTCGCAGGATCCCAGGCCATCGGCCGCCTGCGCACCATCGTCGAGTACACTAACGCACTCGAAAACCCCATCATGCGCGCTCTCAACGTGCCGCTTCTCTACGGAGTCCAGGTCGCGTACGCTGCAGAAGCGTGGCGCAGCGCTCACGGAGCAGCTGTACGCTCCTGGCTTCGCTCAATCGGCGAAGCAGAGGCGCTCCTCTCCCTCTCCGCCTATAGCTACGAGCACCCCGCCGATCCATTCCCCGAGTTCGTCGAAGGCCAACCCTGTTTCAGCGCAATAGAGCTAGGCCATCCCCTCATCCCCGCCGAAAAGTGTGTCCGCAACAACATCAGCGTCTGCGGAGAAACCCGGGTCCTCCTGATAAGCGGCTCCAACATGTCCGGCAAGAGCACGCTCATGCGCTCTGTCGGCATCAACACGGTCCTCGCAATGGCCGGCGCTCCCGTACGCGCCCAGCATCTGCAACTCACACCATTACAAATAGGCGCAAGCATTCTCATCAACGACTCGCTACAAGAAGGCAGCTCCCGCTTCTACGCCGAGATCACCCGCCTCCGCCACATCTGTGACCTCGCCGAGCAACGCCCCCCAGTCCTCTTCCTGTTGGACGAACTCCTTCAAGGCACCAACTCGAAGGACCGTCTCATCGGTGCCGAAGGCGTCGTACGCGCATTGTTGGACAGCGGAGCCATCGGCCTTATCAGCACACACGACCTCGCTCTGACCAACATCAGCGAGCAGAGAGACAACCGCCTGCACAACGTGCATCTTCAAGACCAGATAGAAGACGGAAAGATGAAGTTCGACTTCAAGCTGCAGGACGGCGTTGTCACCAAGAGCAACGGAATCGAGCTAATGCGCCTCATCGGTCTTAAAGTTTGA
- a CDS encoding electron transfer flavoprotein subunit beta/FixA family protein, whose translation MRILTYLRQVLDAEESVHIANNAVALENSKLVMDTMDEYGVEEALRLRESGIEAEVVAVAVGPARVQDALRTALAMGADRAIHVETDVRLDAIALSKVLAQLATQEQATLIFSGGQQADWDSHALAAATAERLQWPQVTWTSALELKGTTLIGKHDADEGSESFTLELPAVVTTQQGLNEPRYPTLPNIMKSKKKEMRKDSLDQFNVTPKLKFISAEIQVKNRRNKIIDGKDVSSAAAHLVDLLRNEARVIA comes from the coding sequence ATGCGCATCCTCACGTACCTTCGGCAGGTTCTTGACGCCGAAGAGAGCGTACATATCGCAAACAACGCAGTTGCTCTCGAAAACAGCAAGCTCGTTATGGACACCATGGACGAGTACGGTGTCGAAGAGGCGTTGCGCCTCCGTGAGAGCGGCATAGAAGCCGAAGTCGTCGCCGTCGCCGTCGGCCCCGCCCGCGTGCAGGACGCCCTCCGCACCGCGTTGGCCATGGGCGCAGATCGTGCCATCCACGTCGAAACCGACGTCCGCCTCGACGCCATCGCGCTCAGCAAAGTCCTCGCGCAGCTTGCCACGCAGGAGCAAGCGACCCTCATCTTCTCCGGCGGCCAGCAGGCCGACTGGGACAGCCACGCGCTCGCTGCCGCCACTGCCGAGCGCCTCCAGTGGCCCCAGGTCACCTGGACCAGTGCTCTCGAGCTTAAGGGCACCACCCTCATCGGCAAGCACGATGCCGACGAAGGCAGCGAGTCCTTCACGCTCGAACTCCCTGCCGTCGTCACCACGCAACAGGGCCTCAACGAACCGCGCTACCCTACACTCCCCAACATCATGAAGTCGAAGAAAAAAGAGATGCGCAAAGACTCCCTCGACCAGTTCAACGTGACACCGAAGCTGAAGTTCATTAGTGCTGAGATTCAAGTGAAAAATCGCCGCAACAAAATCATCGATGGCAAAGATGTTTCTTCAGCTGCCGCGCACCTTGTCGATCTCCTCCGCAACGAAGCACGGGTGATCGCATG